A single region of the Stenotrophomonas sp. Marseille-Q4652 genome encodes:
- a CDS encoding class I SAM-dependent DNA methyltransferase, translating to MNNELRRKLDKITDVLWAGGVTNPVTYIEQISYLIFLKLLDEEETLREQRARLGATGGNAKLLFPAQSERYRWQKWRFKSGNELRDYIRDEVFPYMASLAKDEPEVADYFRDAVLEIVDPSVLKQVVDELDGFEFTKLGPDVKGDIFEYLLVHLGSSSLNGQFRTPRQIRSFMVEMVDPDIGDTLFDPACGTAGFLIDAVDHLLVKYSDHVSEYPIYGEEWLERKGKSLAELKTEIPRLQTYRKGAGEKIPDWDVLEASVYGIDVSRQMVRIAMMNLVLHGIRHARLKRANSLSDMGGLNEDDLRRKYKVILANPPFAGQLPKDSIRADLPTNSKKSELLFLSLMMQHLAPGGRCAVVVPEGLLFGSTGAHVELRKKLVSEFDLLAVVSLPAGVFKPYAGVKTSVLVFRKPASDTAKRLDKVWFYEIRNDGYDPDKVSGGGRVETPEKNDIPDLLAQWKAYKASGYAQPPGLEANALLPHDTDEPTCWFTTRARLAEIDYNLGAGQWKPRRAEAVSDEDPRDLIADVLGDYRDVVSGLEKLLAELAK from the coding sequence GACTGGCGGCAACGCCAAATTGCTTTTCCCCGCACAGTCCGAGCGTTATCGCTGGCAGAAGTGGCGCTTCAAGAGCGGAAATGAGCTGCGCGACTACATCCGGGACGAGGTGTTTCCATACATGGCGTCGCTGGCCAAGGACGAGCCGGAGGTGGCCGACTACTTCCGCGACGCAGTGCTTGAGATCGTTGACCCCAGCGTGTTGAAGCAAGTGGTGGACGAACTGGACGGATTCGAGTTCACCAAGCTTGGCCCGGACGTGAAGGGCGACATCTTCGAATACCTGCTGGTACACCTGGGTAGCAGTTCGCTCAACGGTCAGTTTCGAACGCCACGTCAGATTCGTTCCTTCATGGTCGAAATGGTCGACCCGGACATCGGCGACACCTTGTTCGACCCGGCCTGCGGCACCGCGGGTTTCCTGATCGATGCGGTAGATCACTTGCTGGTTAAGTATTCCGACCACGTCAGCGAATACCCGATCTACGGCGAAGAATGGCTGGAAAGGAAAGGTAAGTCGCTGGCGGAGCTGAAAACCGAAATACCCCGCCTTCAGACCTATCGCAAAGGTGCGGGCGAAAAGATTCCAGACTGGGATGTATTGGAGGCCAGCGTCTACGGCATAGATGTGTCGAGGCAGATGGTGCGCATCGCCATGATGAACCTGGTGCTGCACGGTATTCGTCATGCGAGGCTCAAGCGTGCCAACTCGCTCAGCGATATGGGTGGCTTGAACGAGGATGACCTGCGCCGCAAGTACAAGGTCATCCTCGCCAATCCACCGTTTGCCGGACAGTTGCCTAAGGATTCCATTCGCGCGGATTTACCGACCAACAGCAAAAAGAGCGAACTACTGTTCCTCAGCCTGATGATGCAGCACCTGGCTCCCGGTGGTCGCTGCGCGGTCGTCGTGCCGGAGGGTTTGTTGTTCGGTTCCACGGGCGCACACGTGGAATTGCGAAAGAAATTGGTGAGCGAGTTCGATCTGCTTGCGGTCGTGAGCCTGCCTGCTGGTGTATTCAAGCCTTATGCGGGTGTTAAGACGTCAGTGCTGGTATTCCGCAAGCCGGCATCGGACACGGCGAAACGGCTGGACAAAGTATGGTTCTACGAGATTCGCAACGATGGTTACGATCCGGATAAGGTGTCCGGTGGTGGTCGGGTGGAAACGCCGGAGAAGAACGACATCCCGGATTTGCTAGCGCAATGGAAGGCATACAAGGCCAGCGGCTATGCCCAGCCGCCTGGTTTGGAGGCCAATGCGCTGTTGCCGCACGATACTGACGAGCCGACGTGTTGGTTCACAACGCGCGCGCGTTTGGCCGAAATCGATTACAACCTGGGCGCGGGACAATGGAAGCCGCGCCGTGCCGAAGCGGTATCCGACGAAGATCCACGCGATTTGATTGCTGATGTGTTGGGCGATTACCGCGACGTGGTTTCCGGACTCGAGAAATTGTTGGCGGAGTTGGCGAAATGA